In the genome of Haemophilus pittmaniae, one region contains:
- a CDS encoding penicillin-binding transpeptidase domain-containing protein, with amino-acid sequence MVRFNSSKKSAKSKKNIRKLPATAAVKPNKPKQVFEKCFLRSRYFVSVGFIFLGLVALVTRAAYVQSIDADTLSGEADKRSLRKDEVLSVRGSILDRNGQLLSVSVPMSAIVADPRMIYKEHSLDDKERIKALAEVLDMRYDDLVKKIEKNPKSGFLYLARQVEAGKANYIRELKIKGISLETESRRFYPRVEETAQLVGFTNIDGKGIEGVEASFNSMLVGKDGARVVRKDKRGNIVEHVADQKKYDAQDVTLSIDEKLQSVVYREIKKAVSENKAESGTAVLVDVRTGEVLAMATAPSYNPNNLSSVKDELKRNRAITDTFEPGSTVKPFVVLTALQRGAVRRDEIINTGPLNLSGKDITDVAPRGQQTIDEILINSSNRGVSRLALRMPPSALMETYQSAGLGKPTDLGLIGEQVGLLNANRKRWADIERATVAYGYGITTTPLQIARAYATLGSYGIYRPLSITKVDPPVIGQRVFSEKASKEVVGILEKVAIKNKRAMVEGYRVGVKTGTARKIENGHYVNKYVAFTAGLAPISDPRYALVILINDPKAGQYYGGAVSAPVFSSIMGYALRANGIAPDAEPTDKLTKRTVRLNDHKLEKTN; translated from the coding sequence ATGGTCAGATTCAACTCATCCAAAAAATCGGCTAAATCAAAAAAGAATATTAGAAAACTACCGGCAACAGCCGCAGTTAAGCCGAATAAACCTAAACAAGTGTTTGAGAAATGTTTCTTACGCAGTCGTTATTTTGTGTCCGTTGGTTTCATTTTTCTTGGCCTTGTTGCCTTGGTAACTCGTGCGGCTTATGTACAGTCAATTGATGCGGATACACTTTCTGGTGAAGCTGATAAACGTTCATTGCGCAAAGATGAAGTGTTGTCTGTACGTGGTTCTATTTTAGATCGAAATGGTCAGTTGTTATCGGTGAGTGTACCGATGAGTGCAATCGTGGCAGATCCTAGAATGATTTACAAAGAACATTCATTGGATGATAAGGAACGAATTAAAGCACTCGCAGAAGTATTGGATATGCGTTACGACGACTTGGTGAAAAAAATTGAGAAAAATCCTAAATCAGGTTTTTTATATTTAGCCCGCCAAGTTGAAGCTGGTAAGGCGAATTATATTCGCGAATTAAAAATTAAAGGTATTTCTTTAGAAACTGAATCTCGTCGTTTTTATCCTCGTGTAGAAGAGACCGCACAGTTGGTTGGTTTTACTAATATTGACGGTAAAGGGATTGAGGGAGTTGAAGCTAGTTTTAATTCCATGTTAGTCGGAAAAGATGGTGCGCGCGTTGTTCGCAAAGATAAACGAGGTAATATCGTAGAACATGTTGCGGATCAGAAAAAATATGATGCTCAAGATGTGACATTAAGTATTGACGAAAAATTGCAATCAGTGGTTTATCGAGAAATTAAAAAAGCAGTAAGTGAAAATAAAGCTGAATCTGGTACAGCCGTTTTAGTTGATGTTCGTACCGGTGAAGTGTTGGCGATGGCTACTGCACCTTCTTATAACCCGAATAACCTTTCTAGCGTTAAGGATGAGCTAAAACGTAATCGAGCTATTACCGACACGTTCGAACCAGGTTCAACTGTTAAGCCGTTTGTGGTGTTGACTGCATTACAACGTGGGGCGGTCCGTCGCGATGAAATCATTAATACCGGGCCACTTAATCTAAGTGGAAAAGATATTACAGATGTAGCGCCGAGAGGACAGCAAACCATAGATGAGATTCTGATTAATTCAAGTAACCGTGGGGTAAGTCGCTTAGCTTTACGTATGCCTCCATCGGCTTTAATGGAAACCTATCAAAGCGCGGGGCTGGGTAAGCCGACAGATTTAGGTCTAATTGGTGAACAAGTTGGTCTTTTAAATGCGAATCGTAAGCGTTGGGCTGATATTGAGCGTGCGACAGTCGCTTATGGATATGGTATTACAACGACACCGTTACAAATTGCTCGTGCGTACGCTACATTAGGCAGTTATGGTATTTATCGTCCACTTTCAATTACGAAGGTAGATCCTCCAGTTATCGGCCAACGAGTATTTTCGGAAAAAGCTAGTAAAGAAGTGGTTGGTATTCTTGAAAAAGTCGCAATTAAAAATAAACGCGCTATGGTAGAGGGCTATCGTGTTGGTGTGAAAACCGGTACGGCAAGAAAAATAGAAAATGGCCACTATGTTAATAAATATGTTGCATTTACGGCTGGTTTAGCGCCTATTAGTGATCCTCGGTATGCCTTAGTTATTTTGATTAATGATCCCAAAGCTGGCCAATATTATGGAGGAGCAGTATCTGCCCCAGTATTCTCCAGTATTATGGGATATGCATTGCGAGCTAATGGCATTGCACCTGATGCAGAACCAACAGATAAATTAACAAAGCGAACAGTGCGTCTTAACGATCATAAGTTAGAGAAAACCAATTAA
- the murE gene encoding UDP-N-acetylmuramoyl-L-alanyl-D-glutamate--2,6-diaminopimelate ligase, producing MKKLSTLLDINLAGDVEIAGLTLDSRQVTEGTLFIAIKGHVVDGREFISAAIEKGAVAILAEAGLPTEHLQIYFVNNVPVIQYYNLGCDLSKIAGDFYDDPSSKLRLVGITGTNGKTTISQLLAQWATLLGHTSAVMGTIGNGLLGRLSESKNTTGSAVEIQSQLAQFVAQDADFAAIEVSSHGLSQHRVEALHFDAAIFTNLSRDHLDYHHTMEAYGEAKKRLFTELDVGLRVLNVDDFCAKAWLKDLPPVIEVSVDPHYRPISSRWIKALSIHFTDRGTSIGFSSSWGDGIFHSELIGEFNVSNLLLAAATLLGLGYPLSELIITASRLKGVCGRMEVIKENGFPTVLVDYAHTPDALEKALLAAREHCKGRLWCVFGCGGDRDSGKRPLMGGIANRLADFVIVTMDNPRTEDPIKIEADILAGVGDRNTVALITNRQDAIEFAVGGAIEEDVILIAGKGHEDYQIIGNEMHYFSDQEVVRQYINRKREPQND from the coding sequence ATGAAAAAATTGAGTACATTGTTAGATATCAACCTTGCGGGAGATGTTGAAATTGCAGGGCTCACCCTTGATAGCCGGCAAGTAACGGAAGGTACTTTATTTATTGCCATTAAAGGCCATGTGGTTGATGGTAGAGAATTTATTTCAGCAGCAATTGAAAAAGGTGCCGTAGCAATTCTCGCTGAAGCAGGGCTTCCAACAGAGCATTTGCAGATTTATTTTGTGAATAATGTCCCTGTTATTCAATATTATAATTTAGGTTGTGATTTATCGAAAATTGCAGGCGATTTTTATGATGATCCTTCGAGTAAGTTGAGACTTGTCGGGATTACTGGTACTAATGGTAAAACGACCATTTCACAATTATTAGCGCAATGGGCCACTTTGTTGGGACATACTTCAGCGGTAATGGGAACGATTGGAAATGGTTTATTAGGACGGTTATCAGAGTCCAAAAATACAACGGGGTCAGCGGTAGAAATACAATCCCAACTGGCGCAGTTTGTTGCGCAAGATGCAGACTTTGCCGCTATTGAGGTATCTTCCCATGGATTATCTCAGCATCGGGTTGAAGCGCTTCATTTTGATGCTGCGATTTTCACCAATTTGAGCCGTGACCATTTGGACTATCATCATACGATGGAAGCATATGGAGAAGCCAAGAAACGTTTATTTACTGAATTAGATGTGGGATTGCGAGTACTTAATGTTGATGATTTTTGTGCAAAGGCATGGTTAAAGGATTTACCACCAGTTATTGAGGTGAGTGTTGATCCTCATTATCGGCCGATCTCCTCTCGATGGATTAAAGCCCTTTCAATCCATTTCACTGATAGAGGAACATCCATCGGTTTTTCTTCTAGTTGGGGAGATGGTATTTTCCATAGTGAATTAATCGGTGAATTTAATGTCTCTAATTTACTCTTAGCAGCAGCAACTTTACTTGGATTAGGGTATCCATTATCTGAATTAATTATAACAGCATCTCGGCTCAAAGGTGTTTGTGGAAGAATGGAAGTTATTAAGGAGAATGGATTCCCTACAGTATTAGTTGATTATGCCCATACACCGGATGCTCTAGAAAAAGCATTATTAGCGGCTCGAGAACATTGCAAAGGGCGTTTGTGGTGCGTCTTTGGTTGTGGCGGTGATCGTGATAGTGGTAAGCGCCCATTAATGGGCGGTATTGCTAATCGCTTGGCTGATTTTGTTATTGTTACTATGGATAACCCGCGAACCGAAGACCCTATAAAAATTGAAGCAGATATTTTAGCCGGGGTTGGCGATAGGAATACTGTAGCATTAATTACTAATCGCCAAGATGCAATTGAATTTGCAGTGGGTGGAGCTATTGAGGAGGATGTCATCTTAATCGCTGGTAAAGGCCACGAGGATTATCAAATTATTGGTAATGAGATGCATTATTTTTCTGATCAAGAAGTTGTTCGCCAATATATTAATCGAAAACGGGAACCTCAAAATGATTAA
- the murF gene encoding UDP-N-acetylmuramoyl-tripeptide--D-alanyl-D-alanine ligase, protein MIKVTTALLSEILNAKLIGDATTVVDAINTDSRQYQHNSLFFALKGENFDAHDYLDKAISQGAIALVVERADYSLNVPQLLVANSRLALGDLAKWLRNKIKPRTVAMTGSSGKTTVKEMTASILQQTAGGADSVLFTQGNFNNDIGVPLTLLRLTEQHKFAVIELGANHQGEIDYTTQITQPNAALVNNVAPAHLEGFGSIEGVARAKGEIYRGLTENGVAILNQQNHYLTLWQNDIGCHPVVFFNGGDYWAENVQRTLSGSSFTLHTPQGKTEINLPYLGAHNVSNALAAAALAMNVGASLDDVTLGLIHRSAVKGRLFPITVSDRLLLLDDTYNANVDSLCAAIDVLNTYSAYRILLVGDMKELGAESGARHAQVGEYAQQAGLDLVLSFGNESQLISTATGGKHFDDKNSMISFVSSIIHQQLANNNNVVVLGKGSRSMHMEDVIYSLKESFKC, encoded by the coding sequence ATGATTAAGGTAACAACAGCACTATTATCAGAAATTTTGAATGCTAAGTTGATTGGCGATGCTACGACGGTAGTTGATGCGATCAACACGGATAGCCGACAGTATCAACACAATAGCTTGTTCTTTGCCTTGAAAGGAGAGAATTTTGATGCTCATGATTATCTTGATAAAGCGATTAGCCAAGGTGCGATTGCATTAGTGGTAGAGCGAGCTGACTATTCTTTGAATGTTCCTCAGTTGCTTGTAGCTAACAGCCGCTTGGCTTTAGGTGATTTGGCGAAATGGTTACGGAATAAAATAAAACCACGGACAGTTGCTATGACAGGCTCTTCCGGTAAGACTACGGTAAAAGAGATGACAGCATCTATTTTACAACAAACGGCAGGGGGGGCGGATTCTGTATTATTTACCCAAGGTAATTTTAATAATGATATTGGTGTACCTCTTACCTTATTACGTTTAACGGAACAACATAAGTTTGCTGTTATTGAGCTTGGTGCAAATCATCAGGGGGAAATTGATTACACAACTCAAATTACCCAACCTAATGCAGCATTGGTTAATAATGTCGCACCAGCGCACCTAGAAGGATTTGGTTCAATTGAAGGTGTTGCTCGTGCTAAAGGTGAAATTTACCGTGGGTTAACCGAAAATGGCGTGGCTATTCTAAATCAGCAAAATCATTATTTAACACTTTGGCAAAATGATATTGGCTGCCATCCGGTGGTATTTTTTAATGGGGGTGATTATTGGGCTGAGAATGTTCAACGCACGTTGAGCGGAAGTTCATTTACGCTACACACGCCCCAAGGAAAAACAGAAATTAATTTACCCTATTTAGGTGCTCACAATGTGAGTAATGCACTTGCAGCAGCAGCATTGGCAATGAATGTTGGTGCATCTTTGGACGATGTAACATTAGGACTGATTCATCGTTCTGCGGTTAAAGGGCGTCTTTTCCCAATAACAGTAAGTGATCGGTTGCTATTGTTGGATGATACTTACAATGCTAACGTTGACTCATTATGTGCCGCAATTGATGTATTAAACACTTATTCAGCGTATCGTATTCTCCTTGTCGGAGATATGAAAGAATTAGGGGCAGAAAGCGGGGCTCGTCATGCTCAAGTAGGTGAATATGCTCAGCAAGCAGGATTAGATTTGGTGCTTTCATTTGGTAATGAGAGCCAATTAATTTCAACGGCTACCGGCGGAAAACATTTTGATGATAAGAATTCAATGATCTCATTTGTATCATCAATAATTCATCAACAGTTAGCCAATAATAACAATGTTGTAGTTCTAGGGAAGGGCTCTCGATCAATGCATATGGAAGATGTTATTTATTCATTGAAGGAAAGTTTTAAATGTTAG
- the mraY gene encoding phospho-N-acetylmuramoyl-pentapeptide-transferase, with protein MLVWLAELLVRYETMFNVVSYITVRAILALLTALFISLWIGPKVIKRLQVLKFGQEVRNDGPESHFSKRGTPTMGGIMILFSIGVSTLLWANLSNPYVWICLFVLFGYGAIGFVDDYRKITRKNTDGLIARWKYFWMSVVALVAILWLYWLGHDTDATRLVVPFFKDIMPQLGLFYIVLSYFVIVGTGNAVNLTDGLDGLAIMPTALVAGAFALIAWATGNINFADYLHIPYIKYSSEVVVFCTAIVGAGLGFLWFNTYPAQVFMGDVGSLALGGALGVVAILVRQEFLLVIMGGVFVVEALSVILQVGSYKLRKQRIFRMAPIHHHFELKGWPEPRVIIRFWIISLMLVLMGLVTLKLR; from the coding sequence ATGTTAGTTTGGTTGGCAGAACTTTTGGTTCGTTATGAGACGATGTTTAATGTTGTTTCATATATTACAGTACGGGCTATTTTAGCATTATTAACCGCACTGTTTATTTCTCTTTGGATTGGACCAAAGGTAATTAAGCGTTTACAGGTATTAAAATTTGGGCAAGAAGTCAGAAATGATGGTCCTGAAAGCCATTTTAGTAAACGTGGAACTCCAACCATGGGTGGCATTATGATCTTATTTTCCATCGGAGTCAGTACGCTGCTGTGGGCGAATTTAAGTAATCCTTATGTATGGATTTGTTTATTTGTTCTGTTCGGTTATGGGGCAATCGGTTTTGTAGATGATTATCGGAAGATCACCCGAAAAAATACCGATGGTTTGATTGCCCGTTGGAAATATTTTTGGATGTCGGTGGTTGCCCTTGTTGCCATTCTTTGGCTGTATTGGCTTGGCCATGATACCGATGCGACTCGCTTAGTTGTGCCTTTCTTCAAAGATATCATGCCGCAGCTTGGATTGTTCTATATTGTTCTTTCTTATTTTGTCATTGTTGGAACTGGTAATGCGGTTAATTTGACCGATGGTTTAGATGGTTTGGCTATTATGCCAACGGCCTTGGTCGCAGGCGCTTTTGCTTTAATTGCCTGGGCAACCGGAAACATCAATTTTGCCGATTATTTGCATATTCCTTATATTAAATATAGTTCAGAAGTCGTCGTTTTTTGTACAGCTATCGTAGGTGCAGGGTTAGGATTCCTATGGTTTAATACATATCCTGCTCAAGTCTTTATGGGCGATGTAGGTTCATTAGCTTTGGGCGGCGCGCTTGGTGTTGTTGCGATTTTAGTTCGTCAGGAATTCCTCTTGGTGATTATGGGAGGCGTCTTTGTAGTAGAGGCTCTATCTGTTATCTTGCAGGTTGGCTCTTATAAATTACGTAAACAGAGAATCTTTCGAATGGCACCGATCCATCACCATTTTGAATTAAAAGGGTGGCCGGAACCAAGAGTAATCATCCGTTTTTGGATTATTTCCTTGATGTTGGTATTAATGGGATTGGTAACCCTTAAATTACGTTAA
- the murD gene encoding UDP-N-acetylmuramoyl-L-alanine--D-glutamate ligase, whose protein sequence is MTEQTTLYSGKNITIIGLGKTGLSCVDYLRSQNAHLRVIDTRESPAGKEQLASDIPLHCGSLNQQWLLESDIIVISPGLAVKTPEIQAAIAAGVEVIGDIELFCRVADKPIIAITGSNGKSTVTSLVYEIAKSAGLAVGMGGNIGIPALSLLNQSFDLYVLELSSFQLETTYSLKAAAATVLNVTEDHMNRYVDLEDYRQAKLRVYQNAVNIVVNNEDPLTRPDAMDTSSKVYTFAESQADYWLRHGEDDSYLMAGDEVILPCGEVSLVGRHNYMNCLAATALSEAVGIPLAAVRHTLRHFKGLDHRFQLAANVNGVRWINDSKATNVGSTVAALSGLQVKGTLHLLLGGDGKGADFSELATLIEKPNIICYCFGRDGAQLAALSSHSHLFETMQQAIEFLRPHLVVGDMVLLSPACASLDQFPSFEKRGEEFTRLANLK, encoded by the coding sequence ATGACCGAACAAACAACTTTGTATTCAGGTAAAAATATTACGATTATCGGCCTCGGTAAGACGGGGCTTTCTTGTGTCGATTATTTACGTAGTCAAAATGCCCACTTACGAGTTATTGATACCCGTGAAAGTCCAGCAGGAAAAGAACAATTAGCATCGGATATCCCGCTACATTGTGGCAGTTTGAATCAACAATGGTTGCTTGAGAGCGATATTATTGTGATTAGTCCAGGGCTCGCGGTAAAGACACCTGAAATTCAAGCTGCAATTGCTGCTGGTGTAGAAGTTATTGGTGATATTGAGTTATTTTGTCGAGTGGCTGATAAACCGATTATTGCAATTACAGGCTCTAATGGTAAAAGTACCGTAACGAGTTTAGTTTATGAAATTGCCAAATCTGCAGGTTTAGCTGTTGGTATGGGGGGCAATATTGGTATTCCGGCGCTTTCCTTACTCAATCAATCATTCGATCTTTATGTTTTAGAGCTCTCTAGTTTCCAACTAGAAACGACCTATAGTTTAAAGGCTGCCGCTGCGACAGTATTAAATGTTACAGAAGACCACATGAATCGTTATGTGGATTTAGAAGATTATCGTCAAGCTAAGTTACGAGTCTATCAGAATGCGGTAAATATCGTGGTGAATAACGAAGATCCACTGACTAGACCGGATGCTATGGATACGTCCTCAAAAGTATATACTTTTGCCGAAAGCCAAGCCGATTATTGGTTGCGACATGGAGAGGATGATAGCTATCTAATGGCTGGCGACGAAGTGATTTTACCTTGTGGAGAAGTCAGTTTGGTTGGTCGTCACAACTATATGAATTGTTTGGCTGCGACAGCATTGAGCGAAGCCGTAGGTATCCCATTAGCTGCGGTGCGTCATACCTTACGTCACTTTAAAGGATTAGATCATCGTTTCCAACTAGCAGCCAATGTAAATGGTGTTCGTTGGATTAATGATTCTAAAGCAACCAATGTAGGCAGTACTGTGGCTGCTCTTAGTGGTTTACAGGTAAAAGGAACATTACATTTATTATTAGGTGGTGATGGTAAAGGTGCTGATTTTTCTGAGTTAGCCACACTTATCGAAAAACCGAATATTATTTGTTATTGTTTTGGCCGTGATGGTGCGCAGCTTGCCGCACTCTCTTCACATTCCCATCTTTTTGAAACAATGCAACAGGCCATAGAGTTTTTACGCCCGCATTTGGTTGTAGGCGATATGGTGTTGCTTTCTCCAGCTTGTGCTAGCTTGGATCAATTCCCGTCCTTTGAAAAGCGGGGAGAAGAATTTACCCGTTTGGCGAATTTAAAGTGA